AAACTTCCGGCCCTCGCTGGTCAAGAAATAGATGGCATCAGACCGTAGCCACGGGTTTCTGTTAACAGAatataatgtataaaatgttttgtgtgtatatcGGTGGGTGTGTGTGACTCGGTTTGAAAAGAAACCTGAAAATGTTTCGTgattacatatacatatacatatacatatacatatacatatacatatacatatacatatacatatacatatacatatactctGCTATCGCCAACAAAGGCAAACATCACCTCAAGACATGTTGGAGAGAAATGAGTACAGAAAcattacataataaataaaaataaagacagaataaataaaaacatgtttcctatttctttttctaattatttAGTAATCTGTTTGCTAACAAAGCTTAACGGAGTCCGTCAGTTGATTGAAcaaagctgtcacgtgaccacacctTATCCGATCCTCCCAGAGCTCAGTGAGTTCAGCAACTGCCTTTACATAAGGATGGATTCTCTGAAATGAGCCAATCAAACCCTTCATCAATATATCATCAATAAATCCATCTATCAAATCATCAAACAAATTCATAACAACTCGACGAGCTGCAAGCAAACCGCGATCTGACGAAGTCGGTCAGGAAAAGTGTATTGTGAGATGACAGAGCGGTCATTATGAGAAATGTCCAGGTCACATGACTGACAGGATGACACAGAAAGTTTTCGGGGAAAATTTCAGGTCAGAGAAGACTTACAAAACATCATTGCAGAAATAGAGAAATATGCAGAGATGAAACTAGTGACAAGATGGCATTAATTACCCTTTGAGTTGAAAATCATCTTTGTAGGACATGGCGCATTGGAGGATAATGTCCAGAGTGCAGAGACTGATGTTGCTGAACATCTCTATACTCTTCTTCTTATCAACGGAGAGCTGAATCTTGTTCTGGACAGACAGACGAAGCAGAGACATCCTTGTGAACTCCCTAACTCCAGACCGTAAGCTCAACATGTTAGGAAGATGGATAAGAGATGGAAAGTCGCAGATGGCGACAGTGGCAATGATAGTCAgctataatgatgatgattccaTGATAAGCATTTACCTACCAGGAGGATGTCGCAGCCTCTGTTGCTGAGGTCAACGTAAGGTTTGAGTGTGTCGTAGTGGAAGGCAGGGGTCAGCAGGCGCCGGCCCTTGCCCACCTCGCTCCCTTAGCGATCAGCAGCCCCTCCCCGAGCCATGGCAGTCCGTAGTCATAGAAAGGGGTTTTGGGCCCTGTGTCAGTTCAGCAACATTTCACGTGTATTGAGCATACTAGACTAAATATTCTGCTGTTGGAATTTCTCTTCACTTCAGTTTGTAATTTCTACCGACTACTTTCTTATTTTCCTACAGTAGCAGAACAAGTTCACAAAGGTCCTGGCACTAACCTGCGATTTTTGTAATTGGTTTGATTGTGTCCGGGTGGTGAATGAAGACCACTGGGTTGAAGGGTCCGTACCAAAATATGCACAGTTTGGGGAACTTGAATGTTAACTGGTCGCTATAATTCACCTTGTCTTCTGGAGATAAGTTtttaatcttgaaaaaaatgaaaataattttagcgCAACAACCAGTCGTtcttacaataattatatataaatacttatGTTTTAATTACCATTTTAACAGACTTAAACTAAAATGAAATGTAGCGTTGTTATGATAACGAGGGTGAATCTCAAAAAGACGAGGACTACGTGAATGACAGAGAAGTCGGGTACGGGTGGGGAGGCAGGGAAGTGTGTAACATTCACCAAGTGCACATTGCCCCACACCCAGCTGAAGTCTGGCTCCTGGGGCAAAGTCCTGAAGGCGGAGCAGAAGGAGTAAGTGGTCAGCAGGCTCCACACACACTTGATGACAGCTGCCAGGACCAGGGGACACCTGCTGTCCATAGCAGCAATCTCCACGGACAAGCCGCCAATCATGATTGACAGACTGGAACATGTGGATGTAGTTTATGAAACTTTATACACCTAATTGTGTACAAAGGTAACAACAGTATATCACACTTGATGTCAACTGGTCCTCACCCTGCCTTCTCTCACCCTCCACCTTAACTCGTGTCCTCGCATGCAGGGCACATGTGGGTCATTTCTCGCAATTATTAGCATTATTAActacaataatttattaaaattcattCCAAACTCGTGAATACACAACTCGATACCCAGCCCAGGTCAATAGGAGCATTTGCACCTGTACAGAGAGGTCGCATGCACTTACTGAACAGCGCATAATCACAGTCTGAACTACTTTTCTtgttgaagaatattttttaactgtGGCCAGGAGTCAGAGGTCAGGTCGTCATGAACTTTACAACCGTCTGTTGGCCTTTGCACGTGATTCGGTCCTATACACTGTCGTGAGAATCTCTTTTTTGACAAGTTTTATGGTTTGCGCATACATCTTGTCGCAAGACTAAAGCTGGTGTTGTGTAAGCACACTGGAGTAGGTTGTTATCTATATTATCTAGATAGTACATGCCTGTAGTTTCTGCAATTATCGCTGAAGAAGACAATAGAAATATTCGGGACAAAGCCTCTCGGcgtattgtttattttttagggTTGGCTAGTGTGTTGATCTCTGTTCACCGAGATACGTTTGTTATCATTACGAATGTAATTATGTACACAACCACACATATTGTGCAGTCTGTGTGCAGTCTGTGTGCACTCGTCAATGTTCGGTTCGTATGCACTACACAACGACAAGAAGATGGCTGTAGTAATAATAACGATGgtaataaatgtatttagaGCACATTAACCCTGTCACGAGACTGCGGACAGAATGTGGCACTATATACAGCCCCAGAGGTAAAGGGGACCAGAAAATGGTTCACCTTAGAGTAGACCCATCTCCACCCTTCACACACCCACTCAGTCGATTCGCACGTCTGCACGATCTTACTCGGGTACTTCAGCTTCCTCTCGCGTGCGCAGGTCAGCAACCGACAACACAGTTACTTAGATACATTAAATTAGCATCATGACAACGGTAACTATGATAAGTTATTATACGTACATTGAATTTCACGTCCCTCACAGTGAAACAGTTccagtgatgtttgtaggtttgtaGGTTAGTGAGTTCGCGCAATGTCAATGAACCCTTGACCTCTGTCGGAGAtgtacgtcacacacacacgtgacgtcaACTCTCTCACAACACTTCTCCTCCCATCAGTTGCTGCTAGCAATGAAAGGTAATGGCGATGACGGCGATAATGTGACGACAGACTATCGCACCTCACTCCAGACGACAAGGATTCAAAGCTGTACCGACGATGATGTGTCACcagcctctctctcacatcGCTTGCTGACGTCGAACAGGTGTTGAGGTACTGATGTACCTACTTCTGCTCCCTACGTTGTCGTCTGCTTACAGTGGAAGCAAACCTTTCTCCCGACAGTTGGTTGATGTCAGTGACGGTGGTGTTCATATAAACGACC
The sequence above is a segment of the Pomacea canaliculata isolate SZHN2017 linkage group LG6, ASM307304v1, whole genome shotgun sequence genome. Coding sequences within it:
- the LOC112567005 gene encoding LOW QUALITY PROTEIN: docosahexaenoic acid omega-hydroxylase CYP4F3-like (The sequence of the model RefSeq protein was modified relative to this genomic sequence to represent the inferred CDS: inserted 1 base in 1 codon; deleted 3 bases in 2 codons; substituted 1 base at 1 genomic stop codon); this encodes MIGGLSVEIAAMDSRCPLVLAAVIKCVWSLLTTYSFCSAFRTLPQEPDFSWVWGNVHLIKNLSPEDKVNYSDQLTFKFPKLCIFWYGPFNPVVFIHHPDTIKPITKIAGPKTPFYDYGLPWLGEGLLIAKGARWARXRRLLTPAFHYDTLKPYVDLSNRGCDILLNKIQLSVDKKKSIEMFSNISLCTLDIILQCAMSYKDDFQLKGESILMXAVAELTELWEDRIRNPWLRSDAIYFLTSEGRKFKRCCDFAHSIADDVIRARQESLARDGPPEKRYLDFLDVLLMARDENGNGLTAKEIRDEVDTFMFEGHDTTASAITWTLYSLAKHPGYQRKVQAELDLLMEGRESQDITWADLSKLDFLTLVIKEGIRLHSPVPSVGRQLTEPLTLEGITFPQGTFCFLNLISIHHNPTVWEDPLTFRPERFLPENMKDKDSHAFIGFSAGPRNCIGQHFAMNEMKVVLGRLLEDSTFPLTTATR